The proteins below come from a single Myxocyprinus asiaticus isolate MX2 ecotype Aquarium Trade chromosome 28, UBuf_Myxa_2, whole genome shotgun sequence genomic window:
- the LOC127419173 gene encoding transcription factor Sp5-like, whose translation MAALTLSRADNFLHSFLQDRTPSSSPESGPNTLSFLATTCSQAWQDSSQLPYEGPVGSTSSMFQLWSNDVAPNSTLSAHQMTFTVPKVQFPGHMQHSLGSHSHHHHHHHHHHHELPLTPPAEPPAAYSFELSPVKMLSSQAQGNAPYYAQHNAVGQNFPSFLQNTSARPHLPGGHVEDSQQWWSLPQSNSTASSHPFSLGRQLVLGHQPQIAALLQGTSKGLLSSTRRCRRCKCPNCQATGNGSSALEFGKKRLHICHIPDCGKVYKKTSHLKAHLRWHAGERPFICNWLFCGKSFTRSDELQRHLRTHTGEKRFGCQQCGKRFMRSDHLSKHVKTHQSRKSRSSQPSHSGTDALLSNIKRE comes from the exons ATGGCTGCGTTAACCTTATCCAGAGCGGACAATTTCCTGCACAGTTTCTTACag GATCGCACTCCCAGCTCCTCTCCAGAAAGTGGTCCCAACACCCTTTCCTTTTTGGCCACCACATGCAGTCAGGCTTGGCAGGACAGCTCGCAGCTCCCTTACGAGGGGCCAGTGGGATCCACGTCAAGCATGTTTCAGCTCTGGAGCAACGATGTGGCCCCTAACTCCACCCTGAGTGCTCACCAGATGACCTTCACCGTGCCTAAGGTGCAGTTCCCTGGCCACATGCAGCACAGTCTGGGCTCCCATTCAcatcaccaccatcatcatcaccaccaccaccatgaGTTGCCCCTCACTCCTCCAGCCGAGCCTCCAGCCGCTTACTCGTTCGAGCTGTCTCCAGTAAAGATGCTCTCCTCCCAAGCACAGGGGAATGCGCCATACTATGCACAACATAATGCTGTGGGTCAGAACTTTCCCAGCTTCCTTCAGAACACTTCAGCCAGACCTCACCTGCCTGGAGGGCATGTTGAGGACAGCCAGCAGTGGTGGAGTCTCCCCCAGAGTAACAGCACAGCCTCTAGTCACCCGTTCTCCCTGGGTAGGCAGCTGGTTTTGGGCCACCAGCCCCAAATTGCTGCCCTGCTGCAGGGCACCTCCAAGGGTTTGTTGAGCTCAACTCGCCGATGCCGCAGGTGCAAATGCCCAAACTGTCAAGCTACAGGAAATGGCAGTTCTGCACTGGAGTTTGGCAAGAAAAGACTACACATTTGCCACATTCCTGATTGTGGCAAGGTCTACAAAAAGACCTCACATCTCAAGGCGCACCTGCGCTGGCACGCTGGCGAGCGACCATTTATCTGCAACTGGCTGTTCTGCGGTAAAAGCTTCACACGATCTGATGAGCTCCAGCGGCATCTTCGTACGCACACCGGGGAGAAGCGCTTTGGCTGCCAGCAATGTGGAAAAAGGTTCATGCGTAGTGATCACCTTTCCAAGCATGTGAAGACCCACCAGAGCAGGAAGAGCAGGTCCAGTCAGCCTTCTCACAGTGGGACTGATGCACTGCTAAGCAATATCAAGAGAGAGTAA